In one window of Kitasatospora sp. MMS16-BH015 DNA:
- a CDS encoding cystathionine beta-synthase, translated as MRYSNSIIELVGNTPLVKLNKVTEGISATVLAKVEYFNPGGSVKDRIAMRMIEAAEASGALKPGGTIVEPTSGNTGVGLAIVAQQKGYKCIFVCPDKVSTDKINTLRAYGAEVVVCPTAVAPEHPDSYYNVSDRLVRETPNAWKPDQYSNPDNPASHYHSTGPELWEQTEGKITHFVAGVGTGGTISGTGRYLKDASGGKVQVVGADPEGSVYSGGTGRPYLVEGVGEDFWPTAYDQQVADRIVAVSDKDSFQMTRRLAKEEGLLVGGSCGMAVVAALEVARELGPDDVVVVLLPDGGRGYLSKIFNDDWMADYGFLPSATDEAHIAEVLARKDAIEHEGIPQFVHMHPSETVAEAVRVLGDFGVSQMPVVSPGAGHPDIMAGEVIGSVVERELLEGLFAKRIALTDKLEDVMSKPLPVVGSGETVTSLMTVLEKADAAVVLVEGKPQGIVTRQDLLAFLAVRH; from the coding sequence GTGCGGTACAGCAATTCGATCATCGAGTTGGTCGGCAACACGCCTTTGGTGAAGCTCAACAAGGTCACCGAGGGCATCAGCGCTACCGTGCTGGCGAAGGTCGAGTACTTCAACCCCGGTGGCTCGGTGAAGGACCGGATCGCGATGCGCATGATCGAGGCCGCCGAGGCCTCCGGTGCGCTCAAGCCGGGCGGGACGATCGTGGAGCCGACCTCCGGGAACACCGGGGTGGGGCTGGCGATCGTGGCCCAGCAGAAGGGCTACAAGTGCATCTTCGTCTGTCCCGACAAGGTGTCCACTGACAAGATCAACACGCTGCGCGCGTACGGCGCCGAGGTCGTGGTCTGCCCGACCGCGGTGGCCCCGGAGCACCCGGACTCGTACTACAACGTCTCGGACCGCCTCGTCCGGGAGACCCCGAACGCCTGGAAGCCGGACCAGTACTCCAACCCGGACAACCCGGCCTCGCACTACCACTCCACCGGCCCCGAGCTGTGGGAGCAGACGGAGGGGAAGATCACCCACTTCGTCGCGGGCGTGGGCACCGGCGGCACCATCTCCGGCACCGGCCGCTACCTGAAGGACGCCTCCGGCGGCAAGGTCCAGGTCGTCGGCGCCGACCCGGAGGGCTCGGTCTACTCCGGCGGCACCGGCCGGCCGTACCTGGTCGAGGGCGTCGGCGAGGACTTCTGGCCGACCGCCTACGACCAGCAGGTCGCGGACCGGATCGTCGCGGTCTCCGACAAGGACTCGTTCCAGATGACCCGCCGCCTGGCCAAGGAGGAGGGCCTGCTGGTGGGCGGCTCCTGCGGCATGGCCGTGGTGGCCGCGCTGGAGGTCGCCAGGGAGCTGGGCCCGGACGACGTGGTCGTGGTGCTGCTGCCGGACGGCGGCCGCGGCTACCTCTCCAAGATCTTCAACGACGACTGGATGGCCGACTACGGCTTCCTGCCCTCCGCCACCGACGAGGCGCACATCGCCGAGGTGCTGGCCCGCAAGGACGCCATCGAGCACGAGGGCATCCCGCAGTTCGTCCACATGCACCCGAGCGAGACGGTCGCCGAGGCCGTCCGCGTGCTCGGTGACTTCGGCGTCTCGCAGATGCCGGTGGTCTCCCCGGGCGCCGGCCACCCGGACATCATGGCCGGCGAGGTGATCGGCTCGGTGGTCGAGCGCGAGCTGCTGGAGGGCCTGTTCGCCAAGCGGATCGCGCTCACCGACAAGCTGGAGGACGTCATGTCCAAGCCGCTGCCGGTGGTCGGCTCCGGCGAGACGGTGACCAGCCTGATGACCGTGCTGGAGAAGGCCGACGCCGCGGTGGTGCTGGTCGAGGGCAAGCCGCAGGGCATCGTCACCCGCCAGGACCTGCTCGCCTTCCTGGCCGTCCGCCACTGA
- a CDS encoding Ig-like domain-containing protein, which translates to MTASEKQHRPAQGQWSRRGVLTGLLGAPVLLVAACSGSSGSSGGSGGASGGGGGDTPKTSAAKITVSPADGVTDAAFTDPVKVTVTDGKLGSVKVTDAAGKAIAGQLAADGTSWTSTDPLVSGTKYTVAAVATDGKKLEADSNTAFATATPANTFVGYFTPENGSTVGVGMPVSINFNKPVTDKKAVQQAITVVAEPGVEIVGHWFSSTRLDFRPEQYWAKGTKVTLKLRLKDVEGAKGVYGTQSKDVSFTVGRSQVSVADLSADTLTVTTDGKVTATYPVIGGAPEHKTWAGKLVIAEQYLQTKMDSQTVGLGDEYNIPDVPHAQRLTSSGTFIHGNYWSPASAFGSANTSHGCIALRDVKGAGDPGTNAAKFYASSMTGDVVEVVNSGDKTVDPSNGLNGWNMGWADWKAGSAL; encoded by the coding sequence GTGACGGCATCCGAGAAGCAGCACCGTCCGGCCCAGGGCCAGTGGAGCCGTCGTGGGGTGCTCACCGGCCTGCTCGGCGCCCCCGTGCTGCTGGTGGCGGCCTGCAGCGGCTCCAGCGGCTCCAGCGGGGGTTCCGGCGGGGCGTCCGGGGGTGGCGGGGGCGACACTCCGAAGACCTCGGCCGCGAAGATCACCGTCTCGCCGGCCGACGGGGTCACCGACGCCGCGTTCACCGATCCGGTCAAGGTCACCGTCACGGACGGCAAGCTCGGCTCGGTGAAGGTGACCGACGCGGCCGGCAAGGCGATAGCCGGGCAGCTGGCGGCCGACGGCACCAGCTGGACCTCCACCGACCCGCTGGTCAGCGGCACCAAGTACACCGTGGCGGCCGTGGCCACCGACGGGAAGAAGCTGGAGGCGGATTCCAACACCGCCTTCGCCACCGCGACCCCGGCCAACACCTTCGTCGGCTACTTCACCCCGGAGAACGGCTCGACCGTCGGGGTCGGGATGCCGGTCTCGATCAACTTCAACAAGCCGGTCACCGACAAGAAGGCCGTGCAGCAGGCGATCACCGTGGTCGCCGAGCCGGGCGTCGAGATCGTCGGGCACTGGTTCTCCAGCACCCGGCTCGACTTCCGCCCGGAGCAGTACTGGGCCAAGGGCACCAAGGTCACCCTCAAGCTCCGGCTGAAGGACGTGGAAGGCGCCAAGGGCGTCTACGGCACCCAGTCCAAGGACGTGAGCTTCACCGTCGGCCGCAGCCAGGTCAGCGTGGCCGACCTCTCCGCCGACACCCTCACCGTCACCACCGACGGCAAGGTCACCGCCACCTACCCGGTGATCGGCGGCGCCCCCGAGCACAAGACCTGGGCCGGCAAGCTGGTCATCGCCGAGCAGTACCTGCAGACCAAGATGGACTCGCAGACCGTCGGCCTGGGCGACGAGTACAACATCCCGGACGTGCCGCACGCCCAGCGCCTGACCAGCTCCGGCACCTTCATCCACGGCAACTACTGGTCGCCCGCCTCCGCCTTCGGCAGTGCCAACACCAGCCACGGCTGCATCGCCCTGCGCGACGTCAAGGGCGCGGGCGACCCGGGCACCAACGCCGCCAAGTTCTACGCCTCCTCGATGACCGGCGACGTGGTCGAGGTGGTCAACTCCGGTGACAAGACGGTCGATCCGTCGAACGGCCTGAACGGCTGGAACATGGGCTGGGCCGACTGGAAGGCCGGCAGCGCGCTCTGA